One window of the Halarcobacter mediterraneus genome contains the following:
- a CDS encoding ribonuclease J — protein sequence MENNETNKVEQENTEQKNGTQKQEKSSEKKPYNKRRKPNPRARTNSSKTNKSWLTDLKKAYIINEKSHKNRLNPHNKLNLSTNAKIRITPLGGLGEIGGNMMVVETEKSAIIVDVGMSFPDEDMHGVDILIPDFSYIREIKNKIEAVIITHGHEDHIGAMPYLYKEMQFPIYGTSLPLEMIGSKFDEHKMREYRKLFRPIEKRVPVKIGDFEIEWIHITHSIIDSSSLAITTEAGTIIHTGDFKIDHTPIDGFPTDLHRFAHYGEKGVLLLMSDSTNSHSPGFTKSERTVGPTFDRLFSSAKGRVIMSTFSSNIHRVSQAIEHGIKYGRKVCVIGRSMEKNLEIAMSLGYIKFPRDQFIEAHEVNKYDDKEVLIVTTGSQGESMSALYRMSIHEHRHIKIKPGDQIILSAKAIPGNEASVSAIINHLLKAGAQVAYQDFSEIHVSGHAAQEEQKLMLRLVKPKFFMPIHGEYNHALRHARTGIDCGVLERNTYIMSDGEQVEVTPKYLKKVKSVKTGKVYIDNQLNNKIADDIVIDRQTMANEGVVMIVAQVNENDRKMEQRPRVTSFGLVPNKQDRAFSKEIEDLLDTFLKNAKEGIFKNNRIVEDEIRKVVRKHCIRKYKKYPMIVPTLFVQ from the coding sequence ATGGAAAACAACGAAACAAATAAAGTAGAACAAGAAAATACTGAACAAAAAAATGGTACTCAGAAACAAGAAAAGTCTTCTGAGAAGAAACCATATAATAAAAGAAGAAAACCAAATCCTAGAGCTAGAACAAATAGCAGTAAAACTAATAAAAGTTGGTTAACAGACTTAAAAAAAGCATATATTATAAATGAAAAGTCTCATAAAAATAGATTAAATCCACATAATAAATTAAACCTTTCAACAAATGCAAAAATTAGGATAACACCTCTTGGTGGTTTAGGTGAAATTGGTGGAAATATGATGGTAGTTGAAACTGAAAAGAGTGCAATTATTGTTGATGTAGGAATGAGTTTCCCTGATGAAGATATGCATGGTGTTGATATTTTAATTCCAGATTTCTCTTATATAAGAGAAATTAAAAATAAAATTGAAGCTGTAATTATTACCCATGGACATGAAGACCATATTGGTGCTATGCCATATTTATATAAAGAGATGCAATTTCCTATTTATGGAACATCATTACCATTAGAAATGATTGGTTCAAAGTTTGATGAACATAAGATGAGAGAATATAGAAAACTATTTAGACCTATTGAAAAAAGAGTACCAGTCAAAATTGGAGATTTTGAAATAGAATGGATTCATATTACTCACTCTATTATTGATTCATCTTCTTTAGCTATTACTACAGAAGCTGGTACTATTATTCATACAGGAGATTTTAAAATAGATCATACTCCAATAGATGGCTTTCCAACAGATTTACATAGATTTGCACACTATGGAGAAAAAGGTGTTCTATTACTTATGTCTGATTCAACAAACTCTCACTCTCCTGGATTTACAAAATCAGAAAGAACAGTAGGACCTACATTTGATAGATTATTTTCTTCTGCAAAAGGTAGAGTGATAATGTCTACTTTCTCATCTAATATTCATAGAGTTTCTCAAGCAATTGAACATGGAATTAAATATGGTAGAAAAGTATGTGTTATTGGAAGATCAATGGAAAAGAACCTTGAAATTGCTATGAGTTTAGGATATATAAAATTCCCAAGGGATCAATTTATTGAAGCACATGAAGTAAATAAATATGATGATAAAGAAGTTCTTATTGTAACAACTGGTAGTCAGGGTGAATCTATGAGTGCTTTATATAGAATGTCAATCCATGAGCATAGACATATTAAAATTAAGCCAGGGGATCAAATTATTCTTTCTGCAAAAGCAATTCCTGGAAATGAAGCAAGTGTATCTGCTATTATTAATCATTTACTTAAAGCTGGTGCACAAGTAGCATATCAAGATTTTAGTGAAATTCATGTATCTGGACATGCTGCTCAAGAGGAACAAAAATTAATGTTAAGATTAGTTAAACCTAAATTCTTTATGCCTATTCATGGTGAATATAATCATGCATTAAGACATGCAAGGACAGGTATTGATTGTGGTGTATTAGAAAGAAATACTTATATTATGAGTGATGGAGAACAAGTAGAAGTTACTCCAAAATATCTTAAAAAAGTGAAATCTGTTAAAACTGGTAAAGTTTATATTGACAATCAACTTAATAATAAAATTGCAGATGACATTGTAATTGATAGACAAACCATGGCAAATGAAGGTGTTGTTATGATTGTTGCTCAAGTTAATGAAAATGATAGAAAAATGGAACAAAGACCTAGAGTTACATCATTTGGACTTGTTCCTAATAAACAAGATAGAGCTTTTTCAAAAGAGATAGAAG
- the rsmA gene encoding 16S rRNA (adenine(1518)-N(6)/adenine(1519)-N(6))-dimethyltransferase RsmA, producing the protein MKKLIKAKKKFGQNFLIDKSILNRIIQSMPNNSNKLVEIGPGLGDLTEKLVKYKDTLAYEVDTDLISILKSKFAIELDNGRFQLIHTDVLTAWEEAGSLYENKYDLVANLPYYIATNIILRAIEDDNCENILVMIQKEVALKFSAKENEKEFSSLGVIASLCSKENGILFDVPPESFDPPPKVMSSILYIKKDMGVKLDKGFLKFLKVCFSQPRKKLFKNLSNIYDKELLSNIYSDLDLIETLRPHELSASLYSQMYTKVNNGKQRNK; encoded by the coding sequence ATGAAAAAGTTAATAAAAGCAAAGAAAAAGTTTGGACAAAACTTTTTAATCGACAAATCAATATTAAATAGAATCATCCAATCGATGCCCAATAATAGTAATAAATTAGTTGAAATTGGGCCTGGCTTAGGTGATTTGACAGAAAAGTTAGTCAAGTACAAAGATACGCTAGCGTATGAAGTAGATACTGATTTAATTAGTATTTTAAAGTCAAAGTTTGCAATAGAACTTGATAATGGCCGATTTCAACTTATCCACACAGATGTTTTAACGGCATGGGAAGAAGCTGGTAGTCTATATGAAAATAAATATGACTTAGTAGCTAATCTTCCTTATTATATTGCGACGAATATTATATTAAGAGCAATTGAAGATGATAATTGTGAGAATATTCTTGTGATGATTCAAAAAGAAGTAGCTTTAAAGTTTTCTGCAAAAGAAAATGAAAAAGAATTTTCTTCTTTGGGTGTTATAGCAAGTCTATGTTCGAAAGAAAATGGGATATTATTTGATGTTCCTCCTGAGTCTTTTGACCCTCCGCCAAAAGTTATGTCTTCAATACTATATATTAAAAAAGATATGGGTGTAAAACTAGATAAAGGTTTTTTAAAATTTTTAAAAGTTTGTTTTTCTCAACCAAGAAAAAAGCTTTTTAAAAATTTATCCAATATTTATGATAAAGAACTTTTATCTAATATTTATAGTGATCTTGATTTAATAGAAACTTTAAGACCTCATGAGTTAAGCGCATCTTTGTATAGCCAAATGTATACAAAGGTGAATAATGGAAAACAACGAAACAAATAA
- the hisF gene encoding imidazole glycerol phosphate synthase subunit HisF, translated as MSYFAKRIIPCLDVKDGRVVKGVNFIGLRDAGDPVEVAKRYNNEGADEITFLDITASHENRDTIVDIVKDVAKEVFIPLTVGGGIRKLEDIYNLLNVGCDKVSINSSAVVNPDFINEGAKRFGSQCIVVAIDVKKVADGSYHVFVKGGREDTRIDAISWAKEVYDRGAGEILLTSMDTDGAKTGFELEITSKISSIVDIPVIASGGAGTMEHIKEAFECGASAALAASIFHFKEIDIMELKNYLRENNIPVRI; from the coding sequence TTGAGTTATTTTGCAAAAAGAATTATACCTTGTTTAGATGTAAAAGACGGAAGAGTTGTAAAAGGTGTAAATTTTATTGGATTAAGAGATGCTGGAGATCCAGTTGAAGTAGCTAAACGATACAATAATGAAGGTGCTGATGAAATTACATTTTTAGATATTACAGCAAGCCATGAAAATCGAGATACTATAGTTGATATAGTAAAAGATGTAGCTAAAGAAGTCTTTATCCCTCTAACTGTAGGAGGAGGCATAAGAAAGCTCGAAGATATCTACAATTTGCTTAATGTAGGTTGTGATAAAGTATCCATAAACTCTTCAGCAGTTGTTAATCCTGACTTTATTAATGAAGGTGCAAAACGATTTGGCTCACAATGTATTGTTGTTGCTATTGATGTAAAAAAAGTAGCAGATGGTTCATACCACGTTTTTGTAAAAGGTGGTAGAGAGGATACAAGAATTGATGCAATTTCATGGGCAAAAGAAGTATATGATAGAGGAGCTGGAGAAATTTTACTTACATCAATGGATACAGATGGAGCTAAAACAGGTTTTGAGTTAGAAATAACTTCAAAAATCTCTAGTATTGTTGATATCCCTGTCATTGCCAGTGGCGGTGCAGGAACAATGGAACACATAAAAGAAGCTTTTGAATGCGGAGCAAGTGCAGCACTTGCAGCATCAATTTTCCATTTTAAAGAAATTGATATTATGGAATTAAAAAACTACTTAAGAGAAAATAATATACCAGTAAGGATTTAA